Proteins found in one Lutimonas zeaxanthinifaciens genomic segment:
- a CDS encoding peptide chain release factor 3, whose protein sequence is MDLLQEIQRRRTFGIISHPDAGKTTLTEKLLLFGGAIQEAGAVKSNKIKKGATSDFMEIERQRGISVATSVLAFVYKDKKINILDTPGHKDFAEDTFRTLTAVDSVIVVIDVAKGVEEQTEKLVEVCRMRNIPMIVFINKLDREGKDAFDLLDEVEQKLGLKVIPLSFPIGMGYDFKGIYNIWDKKINLFSAGSKTVVSDGIEFDDVNDPELDKMIGTEAAELLREELELVEEVYPGFDKEAYLKGELQPVFFGSALNNFGVKELLDCFIDIAPEPLPKMSDTRLVDSKEKKFTGFVFKIHANMDPKHRDRLAFVKIVSGIFRRNTNYLHVKLGKKMKFSSPNAFFAEKKEIVDESFPGDIVGLHDTGNFKIGDTLTEGEILEFKGIPSFSPEHFRYVNNADPMKSKQLAKGLDQLMDEGVAQLFTLDLNGRKVIGTVGALQFEVIQYRLEHEYGAKCSYENVNVHKACWVEAEDENSEEFKEFKRVKQRYLAKDKKDQLVFLADSAFTVQMTQQKYPTVKLHFVSEFN, encoded by the coding sequence ATGGATCTACTTCAGGAAATACAGAGAAGACGAACTTTTGGAATCATTTCCCACCCTGATGCGGGTAAGACGACCCTAACTGAAAAACTATTGCTTTTTGGAGGGGCCATTCAGGAAGCCGGAGCCGTAAAAAGCAATAAAATAAAGAAAGGTGCCACATCTGACTTTATGGAAATTGAAAGGCAAAGGGGAATATCTGTAGCCACCTCGGTCCTTGCCTTTGTTTATAAGGATAAGAAAATCAATATTCTGGACACCCCAGGTCACAAGGACTTTGCTGAAGATACTTTCAGAACCTTGACCGCAGTTGATAGTGTTATTGTGGTAATCGATGTAGCCAAAGGTGTTGAGGAACAGACTGAAAAACTGGTTGAGGTTTGCAGAATGCGTAACATTCCTATGATCGTGTTCATAAACAAACTCGACCGGGAAGGAAAAGATGCTTTTGACCTGCTTGATGAAGTTGAACAAAAATTAGGACTTAAAGTTATTCCCTTGAGTTTCCCAATAGGTATGGGCTACGATTTTAAAGGGATTTACAATATCTGGGATAAAAAAATCAATCTATTCTCTGCCGGGAGTAAAACCGTTGTTTCGGACGGAATCGAATTTGACGATGTCAATGATCCTGAACTGGATAAGATGATTGGCACCGAGGCCGCTGAACTCTTAAGAGAAGAACTTGAACTCGTTGAAGAGGTTTATCCCGGTTTTGACAAGGAAGCCTATTTAAAAGGGGAACTTCAGCCTGTCTTCTTTGGTTCGGCTTTAAATAACTTTGGTGTCAAAGAATTACTGGACTGTTTTATTGACATTGCTCCTGAGCCCTTACCAAAAATGTCAGACACTCGATTGGTAGATTCCAAAGAGAAAAAATTTACAGGTTTTGTGTTCAAGATTCATGCGAATATGGATCCCAAGCACAGGGACAGACTGGCCTTCGTAAAAATAGTTTCAGGAATCTTTAGACGAAACACGAACTACCTGCATGTAAAATTGGGGAAGAAAATGAAATTTTCAAGCCCAAATGCATTCTTCGCGGAAAAAAAGGAAATCGTTGATGAATCTTTTCCGGGAGATATAGTCGGACTGCATGACACCGGGAATTTTAAGATCGGAGACACTTTAACTGAGGGCGAAATACTTGAATTCAAAGGGATTCCAAGTTTTTCTCCGGAACACTTTAGATATGTGAATAATGCGGATCCGATGAAATCCAAGCAACTGGCCAAAGGGCTCGATCAGCTGATGGATGAGGGGGTTGCTCAATTATTTACGCTGGACCTGAATGGAAGAAAAGTAATTGGAACGGTCGGTGCACTTCAATTCGAAGTAATTCAATACCGACTCGAGCACGAATACGGCGCCAAGTGTTCTTATGAAAATGTAAACGTTCATAAGGCATGCTGGGTGGAAGCCGAAGACGAAAATAGCGAAGAATTCAAGGAATTTAAACGGGTTAAACAGCGCTATCTTGCCAAAGACAAAAAAGACCAGCTTGTTTTCCTGGCAGATTCGGCATTTACGGTACAAATGACCCAGCAGAAATACCCAACGGTAAAACTTCATTTTGTTAGCGAGTTCAATTAA
- a CDS encoding 6-pyruvoyl trahydropterin synthase family protein, which translates to MKVTVSRKAHFNAAHRLYNNEWTDSRNAEIFGKCANPNYHGHNYELIVSVKGEIHPDTGFVMDMKVLKNLIRSEVEDQFDHKNLNEEVEEFKTLNPTAENISVVIWNKLRSKIEERLQLIVTLYETPRNFVTYDGGL; encoded by the coding sequence ATGAAAGTAACTGTTAGCAGAAAGGCGCATTTTAATGCAGCACACAGATTGTACAATAATGAATGGACGGATTCAAGAAATGCCGAGATCTTTGGAAAGTGTGCAAATCCAAATTATCATGGACATAATTACGAATTGATCGTTTCGGTTAAAGGTGAAATACATCCCGATACCGGATTTGTAATGGATATGAAAGTGCTAAAGAATTTGATACGATCAGAGGTTGAGGATCAGTTCGATCATAAGAATCTTAATGAAGAGGTGGAAGAATTCAAAACCCTTAATCCCACTGCTGAGAATATTTCAGTTGTTATATGGAACAAGTTGCGGTCAAAAATTGAAGAACGGCTTCAATTGATTGTTACCTTATACGAGACCCCCAGAAATTTTGTAACTTATGACGGAGGATTATGA
- a CDS encoding copper resistance protein NlpE N-terminal domain-containing protein produces the protein MKTQFLLALTILVLVSACGSSSSSGRSTYMDPHAEAHQQLHNELVQEELQKAYQNSIELFTGTYTGSFPCKDCDGIAYTLTLKKDMSYRSEILYKGKSLKTEVQESYFNFMENDIIALNDALESMSFFKIEGDQLRLLDKNRKPVTAGPSEAYILKPVDNGPKNEALADTTEVRSLNKKRKDGIVFMASNENKSWTLKYFSNDSLKLVMKQGRSFTAKLSKPLPTLQPEILDYRVKNKEGEIFVHLVEEKCSLNDSDQVQNFQVNVKLDLKADKNTYDLIGCGSFVPDPNLDGSWHITWAMDSPINKEQFEGRQPFIKIDTEQGRISGNEGCNGFQGQIKFKAEEMVIGPLAGTLMACPNMDISSKITGAIGGNTLSYVFDRDELIFYKGVNKVMVLTPMPE, from the coding sequence ATGAAAACTCAATTTTTACTTGCCTTGACTATTTTGGTATTAGTATCTGCCTGTGGTTCTTCATCAAGTTCCGGCAGAAGCACCTACATGGACCCTCATGCAGAAGCTCATCAGCAACTTCATAACGAATTAGTACAGGAAGAGCTTCAAAAAGCATATCAAAACAGTATTGAATTATTTACGGGAACCTATACCGGTTCTTTTCCTTGTAAGGATTGCGATGGAATTGCTTATACGCTTACCTTAAAGAAAGACATGTCATATCGGAGTGAAATCCTGTATAAAGGAAAATCCCTGAAAACTGAGGTTCAGGAAAGTTATTTTAATTTTATGGAAAATGATATCATAGCTTTAAACGATGCTCTTGAGAGCATGAGTTTTTTTAAGATTGAGGGGGATCAGCTTAGATTACTTGATAAGAATCGTAAACCCGTTACTGCAGGCCCTTCGGAAGCGTACATATTGAAACCCGTAGACAATGGCCCGAAAAATGAAGCTCTAGCAGATACCACTGAAGTTCGTAGTCTCAACAAAAAACGTAAAGATGGAATCGTGTTTATGGCATCTAATGAAAATAAAAGCTGGACACTTAAATATTTTTCAAATGATTCCTTAAAATTAGTAATGAAACAGGGCCGGTCCTTTACGGCAAAACTTTCAAAACCGCTTCCTACGCTCCAACCTGAAATCCTGGATTACAGAGTCAAGAACAAGGAAGGTGAAATATTTGTTCACCTGGTTGAAGAAAAATGCAGTTTAAACGATTCGGATCAAGTTCAAAACTTTCAGGTAAACGTTAAACTGGATTTAAAGGCGGACAAAAATACTTACGACCTAATTGGTTGCGGAAGCTTTGTTCCGGACCCTAATCTAGACGGTTCCTGGCACATAACCTGGGCCATGGATTCACCCATTAACAAAGAACAATTTGAAGGAAGGCAACCTTTCATCAAAATAGATACTGAACAAGGCAGAATCTCTGGAAATGAAGGATGCAATGGATTTCAGGGTCAGATAAAATTCAAGGCAGAGGAAATGGTAATAGGGCCTTTAGCAGGAACATTGATGGCTTGTCCCAATATGGATATCAGCAGCAAAATAACTGGTGCAATAGGTGGAAATACCTTGTCTTATGTGTTCGACCGAGATGAACTCATTTTTTACAAAGGAGTCAATAAAGTGATGGTGCTGACTCCGATGCCGGAATAA
- a CDS encoding NADH-ubiquinone oxidoreductase-F iron-sulfur binding region domain-containing protein, whose product MANKNIRSLSSRKGLDHNLFEKIAELSKNDGSEDEFQRLSKQFFIDDSVVFGTASFYDFIKPGQASKKVRICNGTACMVAGTQDRIKNILKSEFEEDEIGHIACVGHCHSNGAIMLNDHTYSIRNTEHLNSILSEDKGPGSSQNNYYVGANSTTILTGPVNEVNSFFKLAEKFTQDKKGIINELKASNLRGRGGAGFPFWFKLDAVSKEDQNQKYIVCNADEGDPGAFSDMYLMEHQPFKVLFGMYISGICVGADTGVLYIRGEYPESIRSMEKAIIYLNKNELISNFRFKIIRGQGSYVCGEETALLNSIEGLRPEVRVRPPYPAQYGLFGKPTVLSNVETFANIHWILNHGGKAFAALGTGSSTGTKLVSLDSFFNRPGMYEIEMGTPLQVVFDEFGQGVRTKVKAFQIGGPLGGIVPADKVSSLSLDFESLDQGGFLLGHASVVSIPEDYPMIKFMSHLLEFTADESCGKCYPCRIGSYRGFEMLEKAQKEAYKIDKNLFDDLIETLEIGSLCALGGGVPLPLKNAMQYFQPELKSFFQS is encoded by the coding sequence ATGGCCAATAAAAATATCCGCTCTCTTTCATCCAGAAAGGGCCTGGACCATAATCTTTTTGAAAAAATTGCCGAACTCTCGAAAAATGATGGTTCTGAAGACGAATTTCAAAGGCTTTCAAAACAATTTTTTATCGATGATTCTGTGGTATTTGGAACCGCTTCATTTTATGATTTTATAAAACCCGGTCAGGCTTCAAAAAAGGTTCGAATTTGTAATGGAACTGCCTGTATGGTTGCAGGCACCCAGGATCGTATAAAAAATATATTGAAATCTGAGTTTGAAGAAGATGAAATAGGCCATATTGCCTGTGTAGGGCATTGTCACAGTAATGGAGCAATAATGCTGAACGATCATACATACAGCATCCGGAACACTGAACATTTGAATTCCATTTTGTCAGAAGATAAAGGTCCTGGAAGTTCTCAAAACAATTATTATGTTGGTGCCAATTCAACAACCATTCTCACGGGACCTGTCAATGAGGTGAATTCGTTTTTTAAACTGGCGGAAAAATTCACTCAAGATAAAAAGGGGATAATAAATGAGTTAAAAGCATCAAATTTAAGAGGGAGAGGTGGTGCAGGCTTTCCCTTTTGGTTTAAACTTGACGCTGTAAGTAAAGAGGACCAAAATCAGAAATATATAGTTTGTAACGCAGATGAAGGTGATCCTGGCGCATTCAGTGATATGTACCTGATGGAGCACCAGCCATTTAAAGTATTATTTGGAATGTATATTTCAGGCATCTGTGTTGGTGCTGATACCGGAGTACTCTACATAAGAGGAGAATATCCTGAGTCAATAAGATCCATGGAAAAAGCAATTATCTATTTAAATAAAAATGAGCTGATCAGCAATTTCCGATTCAAAATTATCCGCGGACAGGGAAGTTATGTATGCGGTGAAGAAACCGCGCTTTTAAATTCTATAGAAGGTCTCCGGCCTGAGGTAAGAGTCAGACCCCCCTATCCTGCTCAATATGGATTATTCGGAAAGCCTACGGTACTGAGCAATGTTGAAACCTTTGCAAATATCCACTGGATACTTAACCATGGAGGGAAAGCCTTTGCTGCTTTGGGTACAGGTTCGTCAACAGGAACCAAACTGGTTTCTTTAGACAGCTTCTTCAACAGGCCAGGAATGTATGAAATTGAAATGGGAACTCCACTTCAAGTGGTTTTTGATGAATTTGGACAAGGGGTGAGAACCAAAGTCAAAGCCTTCCAGATTGGGGGCCCTTTGGGGGGGATCGTACCTGCTGACAAGGTTAGCTCCTTAAGCCTTGATTTTGAATCGTTGGATCAGGGAGGGTTCTTATTAGGGCATGCAAGTGTTGTTTCAATTCCTGAAGATTATCCCATGATTAAATTCATGAGCCATTTGCTTGAATTTACTGCTGATGAAAGTTGCGGAAAATGCTATCCATGCAGAATTGGTTCCTATAGAGGATTTGAAATGCTGGAAAAGGCACAAAAGGAAGCCTATAAAATTGATAAGAATTTATTTGATGACCTGATAGAAACACTTGAAATAGGATCATTATGTGCTCTTGGAGGAGGAGTACCGCTACCTTTAAAAAATGCTATGCAATATTTTCAACCTGAATTAAAATCATTTTTTCAATCGTAA
- a CDS encoding THUMP-like domain-containing protein: MNIEILHTDVQLFINQNLNSDLTKIVLRGSPFPHIPIQQLVEQIKSKSKAKRKLPTWFHSNQILYPNSINLEQSSSEITAKYKAGLTKGNHLIDLTGGFGIDSFFFAAHFKKVIHCEINTDLSEIAAHNFKILGADHITCIPLDGIKYLRQSKNIFDWIYLDPSRRNDTKGKVFRLQDCLPNVIDHLDDLLEFSDNIMIKLSPLLDISATINSLKFVKEVHTISVNNEMKELVVIIQKNYAEQINLVAVDMSNENESIFKATFPSSSTATYSLPERYLYEPNSAILKAGLFNEVSNQLNINKLHVNSHLYTSYELIKFPGRRFLIKEVFKYNKKKIKKRFGSEKANITTRNFNESVAEIRKKTGIKEGGEDYLFFTKDLHDSALVIHCTKV; this comes from the coding sequence TTGAATATTGAAATTTTACATACTGATGTTCAATTATTTATAAATCAAAATCTTAATTCAGACCTTACAAAAATTGTCTTAAGAGGATCTCCATTTCCCCACATTCCGATTCAACAGCTGGTTGAGCAGATCAAATCCAAATCGAAGGCAAAAAGAAAACTTCCAACCTGGTTTCATTCAAATCAAATCTTATATCCAAATTCGATCAATCTCGAACAGAGTTCGTCCGAAATTACCGCAAAATATAAAGCCGGGTTAACAAAAGGAAACCATCTTATCGATTTAACCGGCGGTTTTGGTATTGACAGCTTTTTTTTTGCGGCTCATTTCAAGAAAGTCATCCATTGTGAAATTAACACGGATCTATCTGAAATTGCGGCTCATAATTTCAAAATTTTAGGAGCTGATCATATAACCTGTATTCCTCTTGATGGAATTAAATACCTGAGGCAATCTAAAAATATTTTTGACTGGATATACCTTGATCCATCGAGAAGGAATGACACAAAAGGCAAGGTTTTCAGGCTTCAAGATTGTTTACCCAATGTCATCGATCATTTAGACGACCTGCTTGAATTCTCAGATAACATTATGATCAAGCTCTCTCCCCTTCTTGATATATCGGCTACAATCAACAGTCTGAAATTTGTTAAAGAAGTACATACGATCTCTGTAAACAACGAGATGAAAGAGCTTGTGGTCATCATTCAAAAAAATTATGCGGAGCAGATAAATCTTGTGGCTGTTGATATGAGCAATGAAAATGAATCAATCTTTAAAGCGACATTTCCCTCCTCCTCTACAGCAACTTATTCTTTGCCCGAAAGGTATTTATACGAACCGAATTCAGCCATTTTAAAAGCTGGCCTGTTTAATGAAGTTTCAAATCAATTAAATATAAATAAACTACACGTTAACAGCCACTTATACACATCTTATGAATTAATAAAATTTCCGGGAAGACGCTTTTTGATCAAGGAGGTATTCAAGTACAATAAAAAGAAAATAAAAAAACGTTTCGGTTCGGAAAAAGCTAATATCACTACACGAAACTTTAACGAGTCTGTTGCGGAGATCAGAAAAAAGACCGGAATAAAAGAAGGTGGAGAAGACTACTTATTTTTCACAAAAGACCTTCATGATTCGGCTCTTGTCATTCATTGTACAAAAGTTTAA
- the idi gene encoding isopentenyl-diphosphate Delta-isomerase encodes MLEEKVILVSKNDEPLGLMGKMEAHEKGLLHRAFSVFVFNQNGELLLQQRALDKYHSPGLWTNTCCSHQREGETNLQAGHRRLQEEMGFNCELKELFSFVYKAPFDNGLTEHELDHVMIGNYDKDPVINTEEVGSFKWMPLEEVKNDMLLNPGAYTAWFKIIFNEYYQRLI; translated from the coding sequence ATTTTGGAAGAAAAAGTAATTTTAGTGAGTAAAAATGATGAGCCTTTAGGCCTGATGGGTAAAATGGAGGCCCATGAAAAAGGCTTACTTCACCGTGCGTTCTCGGTATTTGTATTTAATCAGAATGGAGAGTTGCTATTGCAGCAAAGGGCACTTGATAAATACCATTCACCGGGTCTATGGACCAATACCTGTTGCAGTCATCAACGTGAGGGGGAGACTAACCTACAGGCGGGCCATAGAAGATTGCAGGAAGAAATGGGTTTTAACTGTGAGCTTAAAGAGTTGTTTTCATTTGTTTACAAGGCACCATTTGACAATGGTCTGACAGAGCATGAACTGGACCATGTCATGATAGGAAATTATGATAAGGATCCGGTTATTAATACTGAAGAAGTGGGTTCTTTTAAGTGGATGCCCCTGGAAGAGGTGAAGAACGATATGCTCCTGAATCCTGGAGCATATACGGCGTGGTTTAAGATTATTTTCAATGAATATTATCAGCGATTAATTTAG
- a CDS encoding peroxiredoxin — MIKKASAIVVVLVMSIAVFSIFSSKAQTPVQVGDQVPSFKLQNQHGELFDLNTFKGNTAMVIYFYPKDDTPGCTKEACSFRDSYEAFTDKNIKVIGISSDDVESHKNFAEKYNLPFTLLADTENEVRDLFGVKSNAFGLIPGRVTYVIDKKGEIIFMYQSQLNAKKHIEEALKAINSSL; from the coding sequence ATGATCAAAAAGGCCTCAGCAATTGTTGTTGTACTAGTTATGAGCATAGCGGTGTTTTCTATTTTTAGTTCCAAGGCTCAAACCCCGGTCCAGGTAGGAGATCAAGTACCATCTTTTAAGCTACAGAATCAGCATGGGGAATTATTCGATCTGAATACTTTTAAGGGAAATACAGCTATGGTGATCTATTTTTATCCTAAGGATGATACTCCCGGATGCACCAAGGAAGCATGTTCTTTCCGGGATTCCTATGAAGCGTTTACAGACAAGAACATAAAGGTGATCGGGATTAGTTCTGACGATGTGGAAAGTCATAAGAATTTTGCCGAAAAATACAATTTGCCCTTCACTTTGCTGGCTGATACTGAAAACGAGGTACGCGACTTGTTTGGCGTAAAATCAAATGCCTTTGGATTGATACCCGGAAGAGTCACTTATGTCATCGATAAAAAAGGTGAAATCATCTTTATGTATCAAAGCCAGTTAAACGCCAAAAAACATATTGAGGAAGCATTGAAAGCCATCAATTCCTCGCTCTGA
- a CDS encoding peptidylprolyl isomerase, with product MKIATFRLLLVIMMVFISCKKDENKPLKNNSVTIDTSEADTLITDQKIIENQENETAIKKEKSEESKALDSINKQNAVVFLQKYGEENKESIVLIKTRLGNMKIRLYEETPLHRASFIFLSKMGYFDTTCFYRVVPDFIIQGGESERLDTQRYKARYQRYKIPPEFNKNLKHKYGAIALARDWKENPRKYSTAFEFYIVQNRKGAHHLDGEHTVFGEVISGFETIDKIVQLEAGNDEWPLNDVFMKIQVID from the coding sequence ATGAAAATTGCCACATTTCGTCTTTTACTCGTAATAATGATGGTTTTTATCTCTTGTAAAAAAGATGAAAATAAACCTTTAAAGAACAATTCTGTCACAATTGATACCTCAGAAGCAGACACCCTAATCACTGACCAAAAGATCATTGAAAATCAAGAAAACGAAACGGCAATTAAGAAAGAAAAATCCGAAGAATCAAAAGCCCTGGATTCGATTAACAAACAAAATGCCGTCGTATTTCTTCAAAAATATGGTGAGGAGAATAAGGAAAGTATTGTTCTCATCAAAACCAGGCTTGGAAACATGAAGATACGTTTGTATGAAGAAACTCCTTTGCACAGGGCCAGTTTTATTTTTCTTTCTAAAATGGGATATTTTGACACTACCTGTTTCTATCGTGTTGTTCCCGATTTTATTATTCAGGGAGGGGAATCCGAACGCTTGGATACACAAAGGTATAAGGCAAGGTACCAGCGCTATAAAATCCCTCCTGAATTCAATAAAAATCTAAAGCATAAATACGGTGCAATAGCCCTTGCGAGGGATTGGAAAGAAAACCCTCGAAAATATTCAACCGCATTTGAATTCTATATTGTTCAGAACAGAAAAGGAGCACATCATCTTGATGGGGAACACACTGTTTTTGGCGAGGTAATATCGGGTTTTGAAACCATCGATAAAATCGTCCAGCTCGAGGCGGGAAATGATGAATGGCCCCTCAATGATGTGTTTATGAAAATACAAGTAATCGATTAA
- a CDS encoding DUF4760 domain-containing protein has protein sequence MAIIFGVIQLRQFKTQRKDIAAVEIMRTMQDAQFTDSLHLINHSDHLNSVKEVYEQNPNLEKAIFAITTKFETLGFLVYKRVIPIEFVEQLVGGVCLSLWEKLNLFVIDYRNVNEQRLFLEWFEWLSFILKERNRDKAKPALEKFKNWNS, from the coding sequence ATTGCAATTATCTTTGGAGTCATCCAATTGAGACAATTTAAGACTCAGCGAAAAGATATTGCGGCCGTCGAGATTATGCGAACCATGCAGGACGCTCAGTTTACGGACTCTCTTCATCTGATCAATCATTCTGATCATCTCAATTCTGTCAAAGAAGTTTATGAACAAAATCCAAATCTGGAAAAAGCCATTTTTGCCATCACCACAAAGTTTGAAACCCTTGGCTTTTTGGTGTACAAAAGAGTTATCCCCATTGAATTTGTCGAGCAACTGGTAGGCGGGGTTTGCCTCTCTTTATGGGAAAAATTAAATTTATTTGTTATCGACTACAGAAATGTAAATGAACAAAGGCTATTTCTTGAATGGTTTGAATGGCTTTCATTTATTTTAAAGGAAAGAAATCGAGACAAAGCAAAACCCGCATTGGAAAAATTCAAAAATTGGAATTCCTGA
- a CDS encoding AI-2E family transporter, with the protein MNSKIIANGILRAVAVLVGILIFLYFLYKIQSVLVYLVIATVLSLIATPVQRFLKNKLKFPNVLAVVITMSMFLFVILGIISMFIPLIKEQGHNISLLNTEELRRRIFNLFHEIDLYFAARRINLFGELKNIDLTSNIASIPSLLNSFMGVVGTFSVGLFSVLFITFFFLKDTKLLHNIFVLVTPDKNEDKILKSLKTINDLLSRYFIGLIIQISILFTIYSVTLLIFNIKSAVVIAFLCALLNLIPYIGPLIGGVLMILLTMTSSLEYDFQTHILPVTLYVLFGYIVAQLIDNFFSQPIIFSKSVKSHPLEIFLIIVIGGLLFGITGMIFAVPSYTVIKVVLKEFLSDNPIVKSLTKGLD; encoded by the coding sequence ATGAATTCAAAGATTATAGCCAATGGAATCTTAAGGGCAGTAGCCGTCTTGGTGGGCATTCTCATCTTTCTCTATTTTCTTTACAAAATTCAAAGTGTACTGGTCTATCTGGTCATTGCAACGGTTTTATCACTCATAGCCACACCGGTTCAGCGCTTCTTAAAGAACAAGTTGAAATTTCCAAATGTACTTGCTGTGGTAATTACGATGTCAATGTTTCTGTTTGTGATCCTGGGAATCATATCGATGTTTATACCACTGATCAAAGAGCAGGGTCATAATATCTCCTTATTAAACACAGAAGAATTACGAAGAAGAATTTTTAATCTTTTTCACGAAATTGACCTTTATTTTGCTGCCCGACGTATAAACCTTTTTGGTGAACTAAAAAATATTGACCTGACATCAAACATAGCCTCAATTCCCAGTCTGTTGAATTCCTTTATGGGTGTTGTAGGGACTTTTAGCGTTGGTCTTTTTTCGGTCTTGTTTATCACTTTCTTCTTTTTAAAGGACACCAAATTGCTGCACAATATTTTTGTACTGGTCACCCCTGACAAAAATGAAGATAAGATTTTGAAGTCACTCAAGACGATCAATGACCTGCTATCGCGCTATTTTATCGGTCTGATAATTCAGATTTCAATACTGTTTACCATTTATTCGGTCACTTTGCTCATTTTCAACATAAAAAGTGCTGTAGTGATCGCATTCTTGTGTGCTCTTTTGAATTTGATACCATATATAGGCCCATTGATCGGAGGTGTATTGATGATTCTTCTTACGATGACAAGCAGCCTTGAATATGACTTTCAAACACATATACTTCCAGTCACCTTGTATGTATTATTCGGTTATATTGTCGCCCAGCTAATAGATAATTTTTTCAGTCAGCCCATCATTTTCTCAAAAAGTGTAAAATCACACCCGCTCGAAATATTCCTAATCATCGTCATAGGCGGTCTTTTATTCGGTATCACAGGAATGATTTTTGCGGTACCATCATATACCGTGATCAAAGTGGTACTCAAAGAATTTCTTTCAGATAACCCCATTGTAAAAAGCCTCACCAAAGGATTGGATTAA